One Gavia stellata isolate bGavSte3 chromosome 20, bGavSte3.hap2, whole genome shotgun sequence genomic region harbors:
- the KCNG1 gene encoding potassium voltage-gated channel subfamily G member 1, with protein MTLLPGENSDYDYSALSCASDTSFNHTFFPETETLKGVFYQRAKLIHPQEDLLKGFHPDDRKHHIIINVGGIKYLLPWTTLDEFPLTRLGQLKFCNNFDDILNICDDYDVTCNEFFFDRNPGAFRTILTFLRVGKLRLLREMCALSFQEELLYWGIEEDNLDWCCKRRYLQKMEEFTEINEREDDLIENETTGETVEETKIGLCMKKLQDMVERPQSGLPGKVFACLSVLFVTITAVNLSISTMPDLREEEEKGECSQMCYNIFIVESVCVAWFSLEFLLRFIQAKSKFAFLRRPLTLIDIIAILPYYITLLVDTTSVGYKKPSSGSIYLDKVGLVLRILRALRILYVMRLARHSLGLQTLGLTARRCTREFGLLLLFLCVAIALFAPLLYVIENEMADSQEFTSIPACYWWAVITMTTVGYGDMVPRSIPGQVVALSSILSGILLMAFPVTSIFHTFSRSYIELKQEQERIMYRRAQFLLKTKSQISNASQGSDILFPSISSETRDNE; from the exons ATGACTCTTCTACCTGGAGAAAATTCCGACTACGACTATAGTGCCCTGAGCTGTGCTTCAGATACTTCCTTCAACCACACATTCTTTCCAGAAACAGAAACCCTTAAGGGAGTCTTTTACCAAAGAGCCAAGCTAATTCACCCTCAAGAGGATCTCCTGAAAGGCTTTCACCCTGACGATCGGAAGCATCATATTATTATAAACGTAGGGGGCATTAAGTATTTGCTCCCATGGACCACGCTTGATGAATTCCCATTGACACGTTTGGGACAACTAAAATTCTGTAATAATTTTGACGACATTCTAAACATCTGTGATGATTATGACGTGACATGTAATGAATTCTTTTTCGACCGCAACCCAGGGGCATTCAGGACAATCCTGACCTTTTTGCGGGTTGGAAAACTTCGGCTCTTGCGCGAGATGTGTGCGCTGTCTTTCCAAGAGGAGCTGCTCTACTGGGGAATTGAGGAAGACAACTTGGACTGGTGTTGTAAAAGGAGATACCTGCAAAAAATGGAGGagtttacagaaataaatgaacGGGAGGATGACCTCatagaaaatgaaacaacaggtGAAACAGTAGAGGAGACAAAAATTGGCTTGTGCATGAAAAAGTTGCAAGACATGGTGGAAAGGCCCCAGTCTGGCCTCCCTGGAAAGGTGTTCGcttgtttgtctgttttatttGTAACTATTACAGCAGTGAACTTATCCATCAGCACCATGCCTGAcctgagggaggaggaggaaaag GGTGAGTGTTCCCAGATGTGCTACAATATTTTCATTGTGGAGTCCGTCTGTGTGGCATGGTTTTCCCTGGAGTTCCTGCTAAGATTCATCCAGGCAAAGAGCAAGTTTGCATTTTTGCGGAGGCCACTGACCCTGATAGACATAATAGCCATTCTGCCGTACTACATCACTTTGCTAGTAGACACCACGTCGGTGGGCTATAAAAAGCCCAGCTCTGGGAGCATCTACCTGGACAAAGTAGGTCTGGTCCTCCGTATTCTCCGTGCCTTGAGGATTCTCTACGTCATGCGGCTGGCCAGGCactccctggggctgcagacGCTGGGGCTGACGGCTCGCCGGTGCACCCGGGAGTTTGggctcttgctgctcttcctctgcGTGGCCATCGCACTGTTTGCACCACTCCTGTATGTCATTGAGAACGAGATGGCGGACTCGCAGGAGTTTACCAGCATCCCCGCGTGCTACTGGTGGGCTGTCATCACCATGACCACGGTGGGCTACGGAGATATGGTTCCCAGAAGCATTCCCGGCCAAGTGGTGGCACTAAGCAGCATACTGAGTGGCATCCTCCTCATGGCATTTCCAGTCACCTCCATCTTCCACACGTTTTCACGCTCCTACATTGAGCTAAAGCAAGAACAGGAAAGAATAATGTACAGGAGAGCACAgttcttattaaaaacaaagtctCAGATAAGCAATGCATCACAAGGCAGTGATATTTTATTCCCCAGTATCTCTTCTGAGACTAGGGACAATGAATGA
- the MOCS3 gene encoding adenylyltransferase and sulfurtransferase MOCS3, translated as MAGSAEAARLSAEIGQREQELRGLRERLAALLVGDAAATEEGASATEEGPSAFPGELHPLPAQASLSAADILRYSRQLVLPELGVRGQLLLARSSVLVVGCGGLGCPLAQYLAAAGVGRLGLVDHDVVETSNLHRQVLHGEARRGLPKPLSAAAALRLLNSTVQYVPYCGALSPRTALELVRQYDVVADCSDNVPTRYLVNDACVLAGKPLVSGSALRLEGQLVVYNYRGGPCYRCLFPTPPPPETVTNCADGGVLGVVPGIMGCIQALEVLKIASGMGSSFSQFMLMFDAREGRFRNIKLRPKKPDCAVCGDNPSVTCLQDYEAFCGSSATDKCRTLHLLSSQDRVSVEEYKKLLDEQVPHVLLDVRPQVEVDICRLVHAVHIPLSKLEEKDEECLEYLEKRICEEKQRTNGQTSFPVYVICKLGNDSQKAVRILQELPIKEFGSVLAKDIKGGLMAWACKIDPMFPQY; from the coding sequence ATGGCGGGCAGCGCGGAGGCGGCGCGGTTGAGCGCTGAGATcggccagcgggagcaggagctgcGAGGCTTACGCGAGCGGCTGGCCGCCCTGCTGGTGGGGGATGCTGCGGCCACAGAGGAGGGTGCCTCCGCCACAGAGGAGGGACCCTCCGCCTTTCCTGGCGAGCTCCACCCTCTGCCCGCCCAGGCCTCGCTGAGCGCGGCCGACATCCTGCGGTACAGCCGGCAGCTGGTGCTGCCCGAGCTGGGCGTGCgggggcagctgctcctggcccgCTCCTCCGTGCTCGTGGTGGGCTGCGGCGGCCTGGGCTGCCCCCTGGCCCAGTACCTGGCCGCAGCCGGTGTCGGCCGCCTAGGTCTGGTGGATCACGACGTGGTGGAGACGAGCAACCTGCACCGGCAGGTGCTGCACGGGGAGGCCCGCCGAGGGCTCCCCAAGCCCCTCTCTGCCGCGGCGGCCCTGCGGCTGCTGAACTCCACCGTACAGTACGTGCCCTACTGCGGCGCCCTGAGCCCTCGCACCGCCCTAGAGCTGGTGCGGCAGTATGACGTCGTCGCCGACTGCTCCGACAACGTCCCCACCAGGTACTTGGTGAATGACGCCTGTGTCCTGGCTGGGAAACCCCTGGTGTCCGGCAGCGCCCTCCGGCTGGAGGGGCAGCTAGTCGTGTATAACTACCGGGGAGGGCCCTGCTACAGGTGTCTCTTCCCCACGCCCCCTCCGCCAGAGACGGTGACTAACTGTGCGGATGGGGGAGTGCTGGGTGTCGTGCCAGGCATCATGGGGTGCATCCAGGCCTTGGAAGTGCTGAAGATTGCTTCGGGAATGGGTTCCTCCTTCAGTCAGTTCATGCTGATGTTTGATGCCCGCGAAGGGAGATTTCGCAACATCAAGTTAAGACCAAAGAAACCAGACTGTGCTGTTTGTGGTGACAACCCGTCTGTCACCTGCCTTCAGGATTATGAGGCGTTTTGTGGTTCTTCTGCAACAGACAAGTGTAGGACTTTACATCTGCTGTCCAGTCAAGACAGGGTATCTGTAGAGGAATACAAAAAACTGTTGGATGAGCAAGTCCCTCATGTATTGTTAGACGTTCGTCCACAGGTGGAAGTGGATATCTGTCGCCTGGTACATGCTGTCCACATTCCTTTGAgtaaattagaagaaaaagatgaagagtGTCTggaatatttagaaaaaagaatctgtgaagaaaagcagagaactAATGGCCAGACATCTTTTCCCGTATATGTCATTTGCAAATTAGGAAATGACTCCCAGAAGGCTGTAAGAATTCTTCAGGAGTTACCCATCAAAGAGTTTGGTTCTGTGTTAGCTAAGGATATTAAAGGGGGACTCATGGCTTGGGCCTGTAAAATTGACCCAATGTTTCCTCAGTATTAG